One window of the Tachypleus tridentatus isolate NWPU-2018 chromosome 10, ASM421037v1, whole genome shotgun sequence genome contains the following:
- the Pex13 gene encoding peroxisomal biogenesis factor 13, which translates to MIKFKIAKKKVNMCQMTFLFVGDNMASPIKPWEAARLRQNVQYTDWNSNQASGIAAQPRLQSSAGFQRRSDVTHLTSGISRVPPPIPPRPEQSLSAYRRYSPGFSYSPYSSLSSPYYSSMYSGYHGYGFPGQFGYGYGSDHQGGAVGSSFIRLAEESSRQAFQSIESIVQAFSSVSMMLESTYHAVYSSFRAVLGVADHFTRLRNHLAQVLTTLALFRKLIWLYRRFLYLLGIRKEHPDTEEVWSLASEAATVGMNGENVAQTKSSWPIIMFFGVVFGAPWLIWKLLSSVVGIEADQEKWVTGENSHYVGVAMYDFNAGSNQEISMKAGQEIILAPQELQPRTRDWVLATADCKISGLVPANYVKIVGRRAGLKSHLSSRCFAEPEQGSQLDTDVAVTSKDANISQCNASALANDSKFVSKSVSSTVISSSLPKQSTVNSSLSCVPEASGSSQVNSMTPNNMGGSIH; encoded by the exons atgataaaatttaaaatagcaaaaaaaaaagtaaatatgtgTCAAATGACGTTTTTGTTCGTAGGTGATAATATGGCGTCTCCCATAAAACCTTGGGAAGCAGCTCGTCTTAGGCAAAATGTACAATATACTGATTg GAATTCAAACCAGGCTTCTGGAATAGCAGCACAGCCACGGCTTCAATCATCAGCTGGATTTCAGCGAAGGTCTGATGTAACACATCTTACAAGTGGTATTTCAAGGGTACCTCCTCCTATACCACCTCGTCCAGAACAGTCTCTGTCAGCATATCGCAGATATTCTCCAGGTTTCAGTTATTCACCTTACAGCAGTCTCTCTAGCCCCTACTATAGTTCCATGTACTCTGGATACCATGGTTATGGTTTTCCTGGACAGTTTGGCTATGGCTATGGATCAGATCATCAGGGAGGGGCAGTAGGTAGCAGTTTTATTCGTCTAGCTGAAGAAAGCTCCCGTCAGGCCTTCCAATCAATTGAATCCATTGTCCAAGCTTTTTCTTCAGTCAGTATGATGTTGGAATCAACATACCATGCTGTGTACAGCTCTTTCCGTGCTGTTCTTGGAGTAGCTGACCATTTTACAAGACTTCGTAACCATCTTGCTCAGGTTCTCACTACCCTAGCTCTTTTTAGAAAACTTATTTGGCTTTACAGAAGATTTCTTTATCTTTTAG GAATACGCAAAGAACATCCAGATACAGAAGAAGTGTGGAGCCTTGCATCGGAAGCTGCAACTGTTGGAATGAATGGAGAAAATGTAGCCCAGACTAAGTCCTCCTGGCCAATCATAATGTTTTTTGGTGTTGTGTTCGGTGCTCCATGGTTGATATGGAAGCTTTTGTCATCAGTTGTTGGTATAGAAGCAG atcAGGAGAAATGGGTAACAGGAGAAAACAGTCATTATGTAGGAGTAGCAATGTATGATTTCAATGCAGGTTCTAACCAAGAAATATCTATGAAGGCTGGACAGGAGATAATTTTAGCACCACAGG AATTACAACCAAGAACTCGTGACTGGGTTTTAGCTACTGCTGACTGTAAAATTTCTGGACTAGTACCAGCCAATTATGTGAAAATTGTAGGAAGGAGGGCAGGATTGAAGAGTCATCTTAGTTCCAGATGTTTTGCTGAACCAGAACAGGGTAGCCAATTAGATACAGATGTGGCAGTGACATCTAAAGATGCTAATATTTCTCAGTGTAATGCATCAGCATTGGCCAACGATTCTAAATTTGTATCAAAATCAGTATCCAGCACAGTGATAAGCAGTTCCTTACCTAAACAGTCCACAGTTAACAGTAGTTTATCATGTGTACCTGAAGCTTCTGGCTCTTCTCAGGTTAATTCAATGACACCTAATAACATGGGTGGCTCTATCCATTAA